In Desulfonatronum thioautotrophicum, a genomic segment contains:
- a CDS encoding chemotaxis protein CheX, which produces MALRYDVTLINPFLDAVVGVLGMMAAVEVTPGKPYINTKRSAVGDVTGTIGISGTAEGVMSLTLEEAVILRIVNNMLAESYTEINDEIADAVGELTNMIAGQARQALVKEGLTLTSSTPTVITGKGHQIRHITSSPILAIPFTTSEGALVVEVSFDSKEVGAA; this is translated from the coding sequence ATGGCTTTGCGCTACGATGTTACTCTCATCAACCCGTTTCTGGATGCGGTTGTCGGGGTTTTGGGGATGATGGCCGCGGTGGAGGTGACACCCGGCAAACCGTACATCAATACCAAGCGTTCCGCTGTGGGAGACGTCACCGGGACCATCGGTATTTCCGGGACCGCTGAAGGGGTCATGTCCCTGACCCTGGAAGAAGCGGTCATCTTGCGGATCGTCAACAACATGCTGGCCGAGAGCTACACGGAAATCAACGATGAAATCGCCGATGCCGTGGGCGAATTGACGAACATGATCGCCGGGCAAGCCCGGCAGGCTCTGGTCAAGGAAGGGTTGACCCTCACATCGTCCACCCCCACGGTGATCACCGGCAAAGGACACCAGATCCGTCATATCACCTCGTCTCCGATCCTGGCCATCCCGTTTACCACCAGCGAAGGTGCGCTGGTGGTGGAAGTCTCCTTTGATTCAAAAGAGGTTGGCGCCGCCTGA
- a CDS encoding HDOD domain-containing protein, producing MIRVCTEYLLPGMILAKKVPGVDGGTFLESGVQLGEKQIDLLKEFGPIAVFVRLPVEMDIETETFRQAERHVRNFFMYVDPDHEAFRELFSIAVRRTAQALRADWEMPCESALRAKNVEHLSDVFIKDLGTAEQLVRHEVGLASFPDIYFKIREVLDNPKSSARDIAEVVNTDVGFSAKLLKLVNSPFFGFTATIDSVSRAVSLVGAQEISTLALGISTINYFKNIPSELMDMRTFWRHSLRCAVFAKLIASKLKLPSERHFTAGLLHDVGRLIIFKNMAYASVEALLLARADMVPQVEAETMILEYNHADVGDLLLAEWGFPPALKDLIAHHHAPEHAASRKEAAVIQLADIMANIAEISAGGLYALPGMTQEDWRLLGLNLQDLSSLMELHDAHFEEITTALL from the coding sequence GTGATCAGGGTCTGCACGGAATATCTTCTTCCCGGCATGATTTTGGCCAAAAAGGTTCCCGGTGTTGATGGCGGCACCTTTCTGGAATCCGGAGTTCAACTTGGTGAGAAGCAGATCGACCTGCTCAAGGAGTTTGGGCCCATCGCGGTGTTTGTTCGCTTGCCGGTGGAGATGGACATCGAGACCGAAACGTTTCGCCAAGCGGAGCGTCATGTCCGGAATTTTTTTATGTATGTTGACCCCGATCATGAAGCGTTCAGGGAACTCTTTTCCATTGCCGTGAGGCGAACGGCACAGGCCCTGCGTGCAGACTGGGAGATGCCCTGCGAGAGCGCTTTGCGGGCGAAAAACGTTGAGCACCTGTCCGACGTGTTTATCAAGGATCTGGGAACCGCTGAACAACTCGTTCGGCACGAAGTCGGGCTGGCCTCTTTCCCGGATATCTATTTCAAGATTCGCGAGGTGCTGGACAATCCCAAGAGCTCGGCGCGGGACATCGCGGAGGTGGTGAACACGGACGTGGGGTTTTCGGCCAAGCTGCTCAAGCTGGTGAACAGCCCGTTCTTCGGGTTTACCGCTACCATTGATTCCGTCTCCCGGGCGGTTTCGCTGGTCGGAGCCCAGGAAATTTCCACTCTGGCCTTGGGAATTTCAACCATCAACTATTTTAAGAACATTCCTTCTGAATTGATGGATATGCGGACCTTTTGGCGTCATTCCCTGCGCTGTGCGGTTTTTGCCAAGCTGATTGCCTCGAAATTGAAATTGCCTTCTGAGCGACATTTTACGGCCGGGTTGTTGCACGATGTCGGTCGGCTAATTATTTTCAAGAACATGGCGTACGCTTCGGTGGAAGCCCTGCTGTTGGCCCGTGCCGACATGGTTCCCCAGGTTGAAGCCGAAACCATGATTCTGGAGTACAACCATGCCGACGTTGGGGACCTGCTCCTGGCGGAATGGGGATTTCCGCCGGCGCTGAAAGATCTCATCGCACACCACCACGCACCGGAGCATGCTGCTTCTCGAAAAGAGGCCGCTGTTATTCAGCTCGCTGATATCATGGCCAATATCGCTGAAATTTCCGCAGGTGGACTGTACGCTTTGCCTGGGATGACCCAGGAAGATTGGCGGCTTTTAGGCCTGAATTTACAAGATCTTTCCAGTTTGATGGAACTTCATGACGCCCATTTTGAGGAAATCACGACCGCGTTGCTCTAG
- a CDS encoding CheR family methyltransferase produces MAASTQSTLNLRQSPPISVKEFTELRQFIYDLSGIDIPERRKYLLENRLGPRLLELGLRSYDEYAMLLRRGPKKDEELKFFFSKITTNETSFFRDLKQLEVFEKHVLKDVLAERGKLDDKTLHIWSAGCSSGEEPYTLGIMLHEALRMSIIGWKARITANDLSPDMIAKARDGLYGDHALRTTPKDIVDRYFVKETTGYRIHPKVKKLVALGLINLNDKLAMKRVPRSHIIFCRNVIIYFDDAMKQKVLAGFYDNLLPGGYLVLGHSETIHKHSLAFKPLIKPGGIVYRKDA; encoded by the coding sequence ATGGCTGCGAGCACACAGAGCACATTGAATCTGCGCCAATCTCCGCCGATCAGCGTCAAGGAATTCACTGAACTGCGGCAGTTCATCTATGACCTTTCCGGGATCGATATCCCGGAGCGACGCAAATATCTGCTTGAAAATCGTCTTGGGCCTCGCCTTTTGGAGCTGGGGCTACGTTCGTATGATGAGTATGCGATGCTTCTGCGACGCGGTCCGAAAAAAGACGAAGAGCTGAAATTTTTCTTTTCCAAGATCACCACCAATGAGACAAGTTTTTTTCGGGATCTCAAGCAATTGGAGGTCTTTGAAAAGCATGTGCTGAAAGATGTGCTGGCGGAACGGGGAAAGTTGGACGACAAGACCTTGCATATCTGGTCCGCCGGGTGTTCCTCCGGCGAGGAGCCCTACACCCTGGGCATCATGTTGCACGAGGCCCTCCGCATGTCCATTATCGGCTGGAAAGCGCGCATTACGGCCAACGACCTTTCACCAGACATGATCGCCAAGGCACGGGACGGGTTGTACGGGGATCATGCCCTGCGGACTACGCCCAAGGACATCGTCGATCGTTATTTTGTCAAGGAAACCACCGGCTACAGGATTCACCCCAAAGTCAAGAAACTGGTTGCCCTCGGGTTGATCAACCTCAACGACAAGCTGGCCATGAAGCGCGTTCCGCGATCGCACATCATTTTTTGCCGCAACGTGATCATCTATTTCGACGATGCCATGAAGCAGAAAGTTCTCGCCGGTTTCTACGACAATCTCTTGCCTGGGGGATACCTGGTGCTCGGCCATTCCGAGACCATTCACAAACATTCTCTTGCCTTCAAGCCCCTGATCAAGCCGGGGGGGATTGTTTACAGAAAGGATGCGTAA
- the rpmA gene encoding 50S ribosomal protein L27 — translation MAHKKAGGSSRNGRDSAGQRRGVKRFGGQQVLAGNILVRQLGTKFHPGKNVGMGRDFTLFALTDGVVEFERYLRQRKVKTRINIVPAV, via the coding sequence ATGGCACATAAGAAAGCTGGAGGCAGCTCCAGAAACGGACGCGATAGCGCCGGGCAGCGCCGCGGTGTAAAACGCTTCGGTGGACAGCAGGTTCTGGCCGGCAATATCCTTGTTCGTCAGCTGGGAACCAAATTTCATCCAGGCAAGAATGTCGGCATGGGGCGTGATTTCACCCTTTTTGCATTAACGGACGGTGTGGTCGAGTTTGAGCGCTACCTCCGTCAGCGTAAAGTCAAGACCAGAATCAACATCGTCCCTGCCGTGTAG
- the rplU gene encoding 50S ribosomal protein L21 has translation MKYAIVESGGKQYRMEEGANLKVDRIHAEPGTDVLLDKVLLVGNSEGATAGQPYVSDAKVACEVVEHGRDKKIVVFRFWRRKDSRKKQGHRQEFTRIKVKSIQA, from the coding sequence ATGAAATATGCGATCGTGGAATCAGGCGGAAAACAATACCGCATGGAAGAGGGGGCAAACCTCAAAGTCGACAGGATTCATGCCGAACCCGGCACGGATGTCTTGCTGGACAAGGTTCTGCTTGTTGGCAACAGTGAAGGAGCCACAGCGGGACAGCCGTACGTGTCTGACGCAAAGGTGGCTTGCGAAGTCGTGGAACACGGTCGGGACAAGAAAATCGTCGTGTTTCGGTTTTGGCGACGCAAGGATTCCAGGAAGAAGCAGGGGCATCGGCAGGAGTTCACTCGAATCAAGGTCAAGTCTATTCAGGCGTAG
- a CDS encoding ComF family protein → MAIDPGKEGCHIPLKIFRQLGSRCRGAVDWLLLNGFPALGQRCPVCGVLSRAAAMDCDSGGGGKPEVVPDGPQICTACLADLAQRTGGYCPRCALVFGASTDPATLCLQCRISPPPWENTYFYGPYEGRLKSLVLRFKFQAQLGLGEVLHALLHQALARGPAADHDLVVPVPLHPRRLRHRGFNQSLELARGVSGEDSRLLESNAVTRVRDTPAQHTLPRDKRLHNLADAFLADPAYVQGRSVLLVDDILTTGATVHAASQALLQAGVTRVSLLVLARA, encoded by the coding sequence ATGGCTATTGACCCGGGCAAGGAGGGTTGCCATATCCCCCTGAAGATTTTTCGCCAACTTGGGAGCAGGTGTCGAGGGGCCGTGGATTGGTTGCTGCTCAATGGTTTTCCCGCTCTGGGGCAACGGTGTCCGGTCTGTGGGGTTCTCTCCAGGGCGGCCGCCATGGATTGCGATTCAGGTGGCGGAGGAAAACCAGAGGTCGTGCCGGATGGACCACAGATTTGCACGGCCTGTCTGGCGGACTTGGCGCAGAGAACCGGAGGATATTGCCCGCGATGTGCCCTGGTATTCGGTGCTTCCACCGATCCGGCGACCCTGTGTCTGCAGTGTCGCATTTCTCCACCGCCCTGGGAAAATACGTATTTTTACGGGCCCTATGAGGGACGTCTCAAATCGTTGGTGTTGCGGTTCAAGTTTCAGGCCCAACTTGGTCTGGGAGAGGTGCTGCACGCACTGCTTCACCAGGCCTTGGCGCGCGGTCCTGCGGCGGATCACGATCTGGTCGTCCCGGTGCCCTTGCATCCTCGCAGGTTGCGGCATCGAGGATTCAACCAGAGCCTGGAACTGGCTCGGGGCGTCAGTGGCGAAGATTCCCGGCTGTTGGAGTCCAATGCCGTGACCCGGGTCCGGGATACTCCGGCGCAACATACTCTGCCCAGGGACAAGCGACTGCACAACCTGGCCGATGCGTTTCTCGCCGACCCCGCATATGTCCAGGGTCGTTCCGTATTGCTGGTGGACGATATCTTGACCACCGGGGCCACGGTTCATGCCGCATCCCAGGCCCTTCTGCAAGCAGGGGTGACGCGGGTCAGTCTGCTGGTTCTGGCCAGGGCATGA
- a CDS encoding flavodoxin family protein, whose amino-acid sequence MEDIAPYSQGDFSAPAIFSCSPRSGGNSDSAAEFFREGVCQAGGRAQVFYLRDYAILPCLGCMRCELDPIGDCFLGARDQSGPLFQALLAAPMLFIAAPIYFYHLPAQFKAWIDRSQSYYQRWEKGDPRLRKLPPRPAIVNLVAGRRRGEKLFEGALLTLKFFLVTFNFTIEEHHAFRGIDATDDLRMHPEAREQLIAAGREAWTSVAVRQAS is encoded by the coding sequence ATGGAAGATATCGCGCCCTACTCCCAGGGCGATTTCTCCGCGCCCGCGATATTCTCCTGCAGTCCGCGCAGTGGGGGCAACAGCGACAGTGCCGCGGAGTTTTTTCGGGAGGGAGTTTGTCAAGCCGGAGGGCGCGCGCAGGTCTTCTACCTGCGCGATTATGCCATACTTCCTTGCCTGGGATGCATGCGGTGCGAGCTGGACCCCATTGGGGACTGCTTTCTGGGAGCGCGGGATCAAAGCGGCCCGCTTTTCCAGGCCCTTCTGGCCGCTCCAATGCTCTTTATCGCCGCACCCATCTATTTCTATCATCTGCCGGCTCAATTCAAGGCCTGGATAGATCGCAGCCAGTCCTACTATCAGCGTTGGGAAAAAGGGGACCCCCGGCTTCGTAAGCTTCCACCCCGCCCGGCAATCGTCAATCTTGTCGCCGGACGTCGACGCGGCGAAAAGCTCTTTGAGGGTGCCTTGCTGACATTGAAGTTTTTTCTGGTCACCTTCAATTTTACCATTGAGGAACACCATGCCTTTCGAGGCATTGACGCCACCGATGATTTACGCATGCATCCCGAGGCTCGTGAGCAATTGATTGCCGCGGGCAGGGAAGCCTGGACGTCTGTTGCCGTGCGCCAAGCATCCTGA
- a CDS encoding MBL fold metallo-hydrolase has product MSSVHTFPLGPLQTNSYLVAHDREALVIDPGGEPSQLLNHAATHGLKVQQILNTHLHFDHLYGNQALHQSTNAPVLVPEKDIPLLSSGLGSGNYMGMPKVDTFEYESISEGELTLIGLQCRALFTPGHSPGSLSFYFPDLGAVFVGDVLFAGSIGRTDFFGGDLETLLHSVRTQLFTLPPTTVVYPGHGPATTIEAEQRSNPFFEA; this is encoded by the coding sequence ATGTCGTCCGTTCATACCTTTCCCCTCGGGCCGCTGCAAACCAACAGCTACCTGGTCGCTCACGACCGGGAGGCCCTGGTGATTGATCCGGGTGGTGAACCGAGCCAATTGCTCAACCATGCCGCCACTCACGGCCTGAAGGTTCAGCAAATTCTGAATACCCACCTGCATTTTGATCACCTCTACGGCAATCAGGCGCTCCACCAGTCCACCAATGCACCTGTCCTTGTGCCGGAAAAAGACATCCCTTTACTGTCCAGCGGACTTGGCAGCGGCAACTACATGGGCATGCCCAAGGTGGACACCTTTGAGTACGAATCGATCAGCGAGGGCGAACTGACCCTGATCGGGCTGCAATGCCGGGCACTGTTCACTCCGGGGCATAGCCCGGGCAGTCTTTCCTTTTACTTCCCTGATCTCGGTGCGGTATTCGTTGGGGATGTGCTCTTTGCCGGGTCCATCGGGCGGACCGACTTTTTCGGCGGTGACCTGGAAACACTGCTGCACTCGGTCCGCACCCAGTTGTTTACCCTGCCGCCGACAACCGTGGTCTACCCCGGCCATGGCCCGGCAACGACCATTGAAGCGGAGCAACGAAGCAACCCCTTTTTTGAAGCGTAG
- a CDS encoding nitroreductase family protein, translating into MTAEHVEKVFDALLGRRSVRKFTDQPVSTDDLHRILEAGRWAPSGLNNQPWRFLVVRAGDARQEAMAGLTKYGHIVRNAQALVVVLLHKPAMYHEGKDHQAAGACIQNMLLAIHALGLGGVWLGEIINQEAEVLEALRLGSENFRLMAVIALGHPLQPFEARAGGSARRPMEELLVEAL; encoded by the coding sequence ATGACAGCGGAACACGTCGAAAAGGTTTTTGACGCTCTTTTGGGGCGGCGCAGTGTTCGCAAATTTACGGATCAACCCGTAAGTACGGATGATCTGCACCGGATTCTGGAAGCAGGGCGGTGGGCACCCAGCGGGCTGAACAACCAGCCTTGGCGGTTTCTTGTGGTTCGCGCCGGAGACGCCCGCCAGGAGGCCATGGCCGGGTTGACCAAATATGGGCATATTGTGCGCAACGCCCAGGCGCTGGTCGTGGTCCTGTTGCACAAGCCGGCCATGTATCACGAAGGCAAGGACCACCAAGCCGCTGGCGCCTGCATCCAGAACATGCTCCTGGCCATTCATGCCTTGGGGTTGGGTGGAGTCTGGCTTGGAGAAATCATCAATCAGGAAGCGGAAGTTCTGGAGGCTTTGCGCCTTGGATCCGAGAATTTTCGGCTGATGGCCGTTATCGCTTTGGGTCACCCGCTCCAACCGTTCGAGGCACGAGCGGGTGGGAGTGCGCGACGTCCTATGGAAGAACTGCTTGTGGAGGCGTTATAA
- a CDS encoding HD domain-containing protein, whose protein sequence is MTRITSAPDHSPTQERAQASQPKDGQKQRLAHFLFEVGMLRKTPRSGYQFLGSGQENVAEHSFRTTVIAYVLATLTGADMTRALGMALFHDLHETRIGDFNYVNRIYNNRNAQLALEHALQGTGLDEVLQWWHEMEAEQSLEALLVHDADQLDLILNLKQEQDLGNPYAAKWLDCALPRLRTTIGRDLADVILRTDHTEWWFSGPDPSWWRK, encoded by the coding sequence ATGACCCGTATTACTTCGGCTCCCGACCATTCGCCCACCCAGGAAAGAGCCCAGGCATCCCAGCCCAAAGATGGTCAAAAGCAACGGCTGGCCCATTTTCTTTTCGAAGTCGGCATGCTCCGCAAAACCCCTCGCAGCGGGTATCAATTTTTGGGCTCCGGCCAGGAGAATGTTGCCGAACATTCCTTTCGGACCACGGTCATTGCCTATGTCCTCGCGACGCTGACCGGTGCTGACATGACGCGGGCTCTGGGCATGGCGCTGTTCCATGACCTGCATGAAACCCGTATTGGCGACTTCAACTACGTCAACCGGATCTACAACAATCGCAACGCCCAATTGGCCCTTGAACACGCGTTGCAGGGCACCGGGCTGGACGAGGTGCTGCAGTGGTGGCATGAAATGGAGGCCGAGCAAAGCCTGGAGGCCCTTCTGGTCCATGATGCGGATCAGCTTGACCTGATCCTGAATCTGAAGCAGGAACAGGACCTGGGCAACCCCTATGCAGCCAAGTGGCTGGACTGCGCGTTGCCGCGCCTGCGAACCACGATTGGCCGGGACTTGGCTGACGTAATCCTCCGCACCGACCATACGGAATGGTGGTTCAGCGGCCCGGATCCATCCTGGTGGAGAAAATGA
- a CDS encoding MlaE family ABC transporter permease, translated as MTQFVSALGSVALTISRDAGRIILLLLEALGWLFRPPWRWRLFFKQLEFIGVNSVFVVALTSLFTGMVLALQTYYAFRMFSAEALVGATVALSMARELGPVITALMVTGRAGSAIAAEIGTMRVTEQVDALSVMAINPVQYLVLPRIVAGVIMVPLLSALSVFIGVVGGYLVGVKLLGIHGGIFMNKIYEFVELSDIYNGLVKAACFGLILTLVGCYKGFYTRGGAEGVGRATTQAVVLSSVLILTFDYILTALMM; from the coding sequence ATGACGCAATTCGTTTCCGCCCTGGGCAGCGTAGCCTTGACCATTTCCCGCGATGCCGGACGCATAATCCTTCTTCTGCTGGAGGCCTTGGGATGGCTGTTCCGCCCTCCCTGGCGCTGGAGGCTCTTTTTCAAACAGCTGGAATTCATCGGCGTGAATTCCGTATTCGTGGTGGCCCTGACTTCGCTGTTCACCGGCATGGTCCTGGCCTTGCAGACGTACTATGCCTTTCGGATGTTCTCCGCCGAAGCCCTTGTCGGAGCGACAGTGGCCCTGTCCATGGCCCGTGAGTTGGGGCCGGTCATCACCGCCCTGATGGTCACCGGGCGGGCCGGATCGGCCATTGCCGCGGAAATCGGCACCATGCGCGTCACGGAACAGGTGGATGCCCTGTCCGTCATGGCCATCAATCCGGTCCAATATCTTGTTTTGCCGCGTATCGTAGCCGGGGTGATCATGGTCCCCCTGCTCTCCGCCTTATCCGTCTTCATCGGCGTGGTCGGCGGGTACCTGGTCGGGGTCAAGCTCTTGGGCATCCACGGGGGCATATTCATGAACAAAATTTATGAATTTGTGGAACTGAGCGATATCTACAACGGCCTGGTCAAGGCAGCCTGCTTTGGTTTGATCCTCACCCTCGTGGGCTGCTACAAAGGATTTTACACTCGGGGCGGTGCCGAAGGCGTGGGCCGGGCCACCACCCAGGCCGTTGTTCTCTCGTCCGTGCTGATCCTGACCTTTGACTATATCCTCACAGCCCTGATGATGTAG
- a CDS encoding ABC transporter ATP-binding protein, with protein MSAEPIIELRHVHKSFGKDHVLRGVDLAVPKDSVSVIIGRSGGGKSVLLKHVIGLMRPDQGQVVIDGQDIARLSERQLAPVRRKFGMLFQESALFDSMTVEENVAFPLLEHTRKSRREVLDIVAAKLAAVGLKDKGQKLPSELSGGMRKRVGLARALALDPKIVLFDEPTSGLDPVMAAAINELIVRTQSEFGATCVVISHDIPAAMSTGHRLFMLFDGTIIAEGSPEQIRDWDDEVVQQFIHGRAEGPIQVV; from the coding sequence ATGTCTGCTGAACCGATCATCGAACTGCGCCACGTGCATAAAAGTTTCGGCAAGGACCATGTCCTGCGCGGAGTGGATCTGGCTGTTCCCAAGGATTCTGTCAGCGTGATCATCGGCCGCAGCGGCGGGGGCAAGAGTGTCCTGCTCAAGCATGTCATCGGGCTGATGCGGCCGGATCAGGGCCAGGTGGTCATTGACGGCCAGGATATCGCCCGGCTCAGCGAGCGACAGTTGGCCCCGGTGCGCCGCAAATTCGGGATGCTTTTCCAGGAGTCCGCCTTGTTTGATTCCATGACCGTTGAGGAGAACGTGGCCTTCCCGCTTCTGGAACACACCCGTAAAAGCCGCCGGGAAGTCCTGGACATTGTCGCGGCCAAGCTGGCAGCCGTGGGACTGAAGGACAAGGGTCAAAAACTCCCTTCCGAACTTTCCGGAGGCATGCGCAAGCGCGTCGGCCTGGCCCGGGCCTTGGCTTTGGACCCAAAGATCGTGCTCTTTGATGAACCCACCTCCGGACTGGATCCGGTCATGGCCGCGGCCATTAATGAACTGATCGTGCGCACCCAGTCCGAATTCGGGGCCACCTGCGTGGTCATCAGCCACGATATCCCCGCGGCCATGAGCACGGGACACAGGCTGTTCATGCTTTTTGACGGCACGATCATCGCTGAGGGCTCTCCGGAGCAGATCAGAGATTGGGACGACGAAGTGGTCCAGCAGTTCATCCATGGCCGGGCCGAAGGGCCGATTCAGGTCGTGTGA
- a CDS encoding MlaD family protein — MRSGAEIKVGVFVLVALAALAYMTLRVGTGVFVPRESFEVDVFFDNVSGLRTNSPVEIAGIEVGLVRAITLDENRARVTLQLLPNVQIRSDAVATIRTRGVLGDKFIEIAPGSAPFPQVGDGERLARGDTPADLDQLFTKVGEIADDIRVVARSAANVFGGAQGEQDLRLAFQSLRDAAMGLNEMVQANAESVDFIVRNFRDFSTDLRDIAGTNKEGIDRIVANLESASGQLRDTLEQAGTVLSRLETGEGPLAKLINDPEMGQDLRETVASLESVSRKIDEGQGTIGKLINEDTTVRELDSALEGLNRILTKQDQFRTSVDFTSEYMARHGETRSALTLRLQPAEDKYYLLSVVDNPRGRREKTETFTERWVNGERTTIHEIEDKYRQSKITFSAQLAKRWDNLVLRGGLFENTGGVGLDYFLWDDRVQLLFEAFDFDPDDNPHLKAGIRLNFLRNFYASLGMDDFARSDRSSFYAGLGFFFTDEDLKYLLTSIPVPGM, encoded by the coding sequence GTGAGATCCGGAGCAGAAATCAAAGTGGGCGTGTTTGTCCTGGTCGCCCTCGCGGCCCTGGCCTATATGACCCTCAGGGTGGGCACCGGCGTGTTCGTGCCCAGGGAAAGCTTTGAGGTGGACGTCTTTTTCGACAATGTCTCCGGACTGAGAACCAACTCCCCTGTTGAAATCGCCGGCATTGAAGTCGGCCTGGTCCGGGCCATCACCCTGGATGAAAACCGGGCCCGGGTTACGCTCCAATTGTTGCCCAACGTCCAGATCCGTTCCGATGCCGTGGCCACCATCCGTACCCGAGGCGTATTGGGCGACAAGTTCATTGAGATCGCACCAGGCTCGGCGCCTTTTCCCCAGGTCGGCGATGGGGAACGCCTCGCCAGGGGGGATACTCCGGCAGATCTGGATCAATTGTTCACCAAGGTTGGAGAAATCGCGGACGACATCCGGGTTGTGGCCCGTAGCGCGGCCAATGTGTTCGGTGGCGCCCAGGGGGAGCAGGACCTGCGTCTGGCCTTCCAGAGCCTTCGTGACGCGGCTATGGGGCTGAACGAGATGGTCCAGGCCAATGCCGAAAGCGTTGACTTTATTGTGCGCAACTTTCGGGACTTTTCCACGGATCTTCGGGATATCGCCGGGACCAACAAGGAAGGCATCGACCGCATCGTGGCCAACCTGGAAAGCGCGTCCGGACAGCTTCGGGACACCCTGGAACAGGCCGGCACCGTCTTGTCCCGCCTCGAGACGGGAGAAGGCCCCTTGGCCAAGTTAATCAACGACCCGGAAATGGGCCAGGATCTGCGCGAGACCGTGGCCTCTCTGGAAAGCGTCTCCCGGAAAATCGACGAAGGCCAAGGCACCATCGGCAAGCTCATCAATGAGGACACCACGGTCCGGGAACTGGACAGTGCCCTGGAGGGCCTGAACCGGATACTCACCAAGCAGGACCAGTTCCGCACCTCCGTGGACTTCACCAGCGAATACATGGCCCGCCATGGCGAGACCCGATCCGCCCTGACCCTGCGGCTGCAACCGGCGGAGGACAAGTATTACCTGCTCTCCGTGGTGGACAACCCACGCGGGCGTCGAGAAAAGACCGAAACCTTCACGGAGCGCTGGGTGAATGGCGAGCGCACCACCATCCACGAGATCGAGGACAAGTACCGCCAAAGCAAGATCACTTTTTCCGCTCAACTGGCCAAACGGTGGGACAATCTGGTGCTGCGCGGCGGTCTATTCGAGAATACCGGAGGCGTGGGTCTGGACTACTTCCTTTGGGACGACCGGGTGCAGCTGCTCTTTGAGGCCTTTGACTTTGATCCGGACGACAATCCGCACCTCAAGGCCGGCATTCGGCTGAACTTTCTGCGCAACTTCTACGCCAGCCTGGGCATGGACGATTTCGCCCGTAGCGATCGGAGCTCGTTTTATGCCGGACTTGGCTTTTTCTTCACCGATGAAGACCTGAAATACCTGCTTACCAGCATACCGGTTCCCGGAATGTAA
- the fliR gene encoding flagellar biosynthetic protein FliR, with protein sequence MDLFAFDPRIYLSFFLTLFRISLIVFMLPFFGGENIPLPAKAALCLVLALGLWPHLAFSADYFPAHPFMIALMILGELIMGLAMGLIVRVLFAAIQTGGQLVGFQMGFAMVSVVDPSSGVSMAVTAHFLYMTSLLIFLSLNGHLHLLHALTHSFTLVPPGGLLLTPALSEQMIRFSSQIFILAVKIASPVMVALFLIDLALALVAKAAPQMNVIFVGFPLKIAVGFLFLGTMFMIMGLYVQDFILLLGSMFQGVMLSGR encoded by the coding sequence ATGGACCTGTTCGCCTTTGATCCCAGGATTTACCTCAGCTTTTTTCTGACGCTCTTCCGGATCAGCCTGATCGTCTTCATGCTGCCGTTTTTTGGCGGTGAAAACATCCCCCTGCCGGCCAAGGCCGCTCTCTGTCTGGTTTTGGCACTCGGCTTGTGGCCGCACCTGGCCTTTTCCGCGGACTATTTCCCGGCCCATCCGTTCATGATCGCCCTGATGATCCTGGGAGAGCTGATCATGGGACTGGCAATGGGCCTGATCGTCCGGGTGCTGTTTGCGGCCATCCAGACCGGGGGACAGCTGGTCGGCTTTCAGATGGGCTTTGCCATGGTCAGCGTCGTGGACCCCAGTTCCGGGGTGAGCATGGCCGTGACCGCCCACTTCCTGTACATGACGTCTCTGCTGATTTTTCTCAGTCTCAACGGGCATCTGCACCTCCTCCACGCCCTGACCCACAGCTTTACCCTGGTTCCTCCCGGCGGACTGCTGCTCACCCCGGCCCTTTCAGAGCAGATGATTCGTTTTTCCAGCCAGATATTCATTCTGGCGGTCAAGATTGCCAGTCCGGTGATGGTTGCCCTGTTCCTGATCGACCTGGCCCTGGCCCTGGTGGCCAAGGCCGCTCCGCAAATGAACGTGATCTTTGTCGGCTTCCCCTTGAAAATCGCCGTGGGATTTCTCTTCCTGGGGACCATGTTCATGATCATGGGCCTTTACGTCCAGGACTTCATCCTGCTGCTCGGCTCCATGTTCCAGGGCGTCATGCTCAGCGGACGCTGA